TTGGAAGGGCCGATCGATCATGACCTATGTGGTCACCGAGAACTGCATCAAGTGCAAGTACATGGATTGCGTCGAGGTGTGCCCGGTCGACTGCTTCTATGAAGGCGAAAACATGCTCGTCATCCATCCCGACGAGTGCATCGATTGCGGCGTCTGCGAGCCGGAATGCCCCGCCGAGGCGATCAAGCCCGACACCGAGCCCGGCCTGGAAAGCTGGCTCCAGCTCAACGGCAAATATGCCGGAAGCTGGCCGAACCTGACCCAGAAGAAAGAGGCGCCGGCCGACGCGAAAGAGTTCGACGGCGTGCCCGGCAAGCTTGAGATGTTCTCACCGGAGCCCGGCGAAGGCGACTGATTTTCGCCCCCTCGAGAGCCCAGCGCTGCATTAACCAAGACCGCGCCATGCCGTCACAGGGGAACGCCTTCCGGCGTTTACCTTTGATTCGGCGTGTTTTTTATGCTACAAGCTAGCCCCAGTCGATTTCGTTCCGCATGCCCCTGCGAGATTCCCACAAAAGGGGTGCCCCCAACGATCAGAGCGTCAGAGACAGCCGGTTCAACCGCCGGGCCTCGATCGTCGTTCTCGTCCTGGAGGAAATGAAACAGTCGACTGAGGGAGCGTGAAGCGGTGCCTTTCAAGCGTCGCATCAGGCGGAAAGTCTTCGTCCGACCGGATGAAGACGTGTCATCGCGTGCTCGCGTCGAGCGGGCCGGTCAGGAGTCGTAACGGCATGTCCACTGCGAAGAAAGCTGTTGTGCGCCAGGGTTTCAAGACGGGCGAGTATGTCGTCTACCCGTCCCACGGCGTCGGTCAGATCACGGCGATCGAGGAACAGGAAGTCGCAGGTTTCAAGCTTGAGCTCTTCGTGGTCAGCTTCTCCAAGGACAAGATGACGTTGCGCGTCCCGACCGCCAAGGCCGCCAGCGTCGGCCTGCGCAAGCTCGCCGATGCCGAAGCCGTCACCAAGGCGCTGACCACGCTCACCGGCCGCGCCCGCGTCAAGCGGACCATGTGGTCGCGCCGCGCCCAGGAATACGAAGCGAAGATCAACTCGGGCGATCTCGTCGCCATCGCCGAGGTCGTGCGCGATCTCTATCGTTCCGAGGCGCAGCCCGAGCAGTCCTATTCGGAGCGCCAGCTCTATGAAGCCGCGCTCGACCGCATGACCCGCGAGATTGCGGTCGTCGACGACGTCACCGAGACAGAAGCCCTCAAGAAGATCGAGGGTCAGCTCGCCAAGTCGCCGCGCCGCGCCGGCAAGAACGAGGCGGCCGACGCCGAGGCGGAGTTGGAAGGCGACAACGACGACCTGCAGGAAGAGGCCGCCTGAACGGCTGCTTCCATCCGGAATTCAGAAACCCGGCGGGCGACCGCCGGGTTTTTTGTTGTCCGGACCGCTCCGGGATTTTCCCGGAAACGCGAGTCATCCCGGCCGGAGCGAAGCGAAGAGCCGGGATCCATGCCTGAACCCTGATCGGAGGCGCTCCGGCATGGATCCCGGGTCAAGCCCGGGATGACGACTTGGTACCCCGCGCGATGAACAGGACTCAGGCGGTGCCCGTTCCCGCCTTGAGGAAGGCGATCGTCCGCGCCCAGGCCTGCTTGGCGGTGGCGGCGTTGTAGCGCTCGGCGCTGGTGTCGTTCATGAAGGCGTGGTCGACATCGGGGTAGATGATCGCCTCGTACTGGATGCCGGCCGCCTTCAGCGCCTTCTCGTAATCGGGCAGCATCTGGACGAGGCGCGTATCGCGCGAAGCCTGCTGGATCAGGAGGCGGGCCTTGATCTGCGGCACCTTGGCGAGATCGGGCGGGCCGCCATAGAAGACGACGCCGGCGGCGAGCTCGGGCGCCGCGACCGCGAGATTGTTGACCGCGCTGCCGCCCCAGCAGAAGCCGACCGCGCCGACCTTGCCGTTCGCGTCCGGCCGGGAGGCCAGGTATTTGAGGGCCGCGCGCCCCTGTCCGACGACGGCGTCGTTGGAAAGCTGCGGGAACAGCGCGCGGGCGGCGTCTGGATCAGCAGGCGTGCCGCCCAGCGGGGTCAGGAAGTCCAGGCCGAGCGCCGTGAAGCCCTCCAGCGCCATGCGCCGGGTGATGTCCTCGATATGCGGATTGAGGCCGCGATTCTCGTGGATGATGAGGACGCCGCCGCGCTTGGCCTCCGCCTTCGGCGTGGCGAGATAGCCCTTCAGCGCGACGCCGTCGACGGTGGTGTCGACCCGCGACGTCGCGATCCGGGCATCGTCCGGCGCGATCTGCTGCGCCCTTGCATAATTGGGTTCGAGCAGGGCCAGTGCCGCTTCCGCTGCGGCAGTGGTGCCGGCGATGGCGAGCAGCCGGTTCATGAAGACGCGCCGGTCGAGCGGTTTGTGTGTGTATTCGTCGTAGAGTTCGACGATCCTGCGATCGAGCGCCATTCCTGCCTCCCCGTGGGTTATAGCGGCGATCATAGCGACGTATTCGCCGAGCGCAGGAGGCAGGCGCCCGGGCTCGCAGCCTTGTGAAGGCGCAGGGCTATTCGGCGACGACCTTGTAGCGCTGGCCCGGCGTCAGCGCGGCGTTGCGCTCGATCCCGTTCAGAAGCTGGAAGAGCTCGCTCGGGCGATCCTGCTCGGGCATGCGCTCGGCCATGCTGGCGACGGTGTCGCCGGCTTCGGCCGCGACCAGCCGGATCTGCATCGGCCGGATGGCCTGGGCTTCCGCCGGGCTCAACGTTCGGAAGCTCTCGGCGATGCTGCGCATCGGCCGCTCGGGGTCGCTGGCGCCGCGCGCGGCGAGGATGAAGCGATAGACGCGCTCGCCGACCTGCACGGCGGCAAGGCGGAACATCCAGTCCGTGCCCTTGCCATAGGCGATGACCGCCGGCTGCCCGCCGATATCGACCTTCTCGATCCCGGTCGTCTCGACGCCCTCGATCCAGCCTGCCGCGACATAGGATTCAAGCGTCTGGCCGCTCTTCAGGGTCACGGAGTCGAAGCGCAAGGCCTGGGAGCCGCTGGCGCTGACGCCGATGACCATGTCCTGCGCGGCCTCCAGGCTGAAGCCCTCGGGCGCGGTGAAGCCGATGCGCAGCGTGCTGTTCAGATACCGCCGGCCGCGCACCACCCCGTCGCGCGGGTCGTCGCCATAGGCCAGCCCCTCGATGGCGTTGAGCCAGCGATTGGCGTCGCGCTCGCCGATGCCGGGCGCGCCGATCTGCCTTGCGGCGGCCGTCACCGCGGCGATGCGCTCGGGCGTCTGCGGGTGGCTGGAGAGGATGTCGAGCCGCTTGTCCTCGGCGCTCTGGTTCTGCCCGCTGTTGCGGAAGGCGGTGTTGCGCCCGAGGGTCGCCAGGAAGCGGCCGGCGCCGTACGGGTCGTAGCCTGCG
Above is a genomic segment from Bosea sp. NBC_00550 containing:
- the fdxA gene encoding ferredoxin FdxA; the encoded protein is MTYVVTENCIKCKYMDCVEVCPVDCFYEGENMLVIHPDECIDCGVCEPECPAEAIKPDTEPGLESWLQLNGKYAGSWPNLTQKKEAPADAKEFDGVPGKLEMFSPEPGEGD
- a CDS encoding CarD family transcriptional regulator; this translates as MSTAKKAVVRQGFKTGEYVVYPSHGVGQITAIEEQEVAGFKLELFVVSFSKDKMTLRVPTAKAASVGLRKLADAEAVTKALTTLTGRARVKRTMWSRRAQEYEAKINSGDLVAIAEVVRDLYRSEAQPEQSYSERQLYEAALDRMTREIAVVDDVTETEALKKIEGQLAKSPRRAGKNEAADAEAELEGDNDDLQEEAA
- a CDS encoding dienelactone hydrolase family protein — translated: MALDRRIVELYDEYTHKPLDRRVFMNRLLAIAGTTAAAEAALALLEPNYARAQQIAPDDARIATSRVDTTVDGVALKGYLATPKAEAKRGGVLIIHENRGLNPHIEDITRRMALEGFTALGLDFLTPLGGTPADPDAARALFPQLSNDAVVGQGRAALKYLASRPDANGKVGAVGFCWGGSAVNNLAVAAPELAAGVVFYGGPPDLAKVPQIKARLLIQQASRDTRLVQMLPDYEKALKAAGIQYEAIIYPDVDHAFMNDTSAERYNAATAKQAWARTIAFLKAGTGTA
- a CDS encoding M48 family metalloprotease; translated protein: MLEPWRTSLSRHSKRLAAIVLPGLLLVGCLGDQSALLPTPSGDDIAPRINTVQRASDQEHQRLLTAFGGEYRAPKARAALDEVVQRLAKAGEGQIGHYEITILNSPVVNAFALPNGRLYVTRGLLALANDTSEIASVLAHEIAHVTAQHAVERAEKEAESALVSQVVSQVLKDPSRGAAVRAGSKLSLARFSRQQELTADQISVRNISRAGYDPYGAGRFLATLGRNTAFRNSGQNQSAEDKRLDILSSHPQTPERIAAVTAAARQIGAPGIGERDANRWLNAIEGLAYGDDPRDGVVRGRRYLNSTLRIGFTAPEGFSLEAAQDMVIGVSASGSQALRFDSVTLKSGQTLESYVAAGWIEGVETTGIEKVDIGGQPAVIAYGKGTDWMFRLAAVQVGERVYRFILAARGASDPERPMRSIAESFRTLSPAEAQAIRPMQIRLVAAEAGDTVASMAERMPEQDRPSELFQLLNGIERNAALTPGQRYKVVAE